A DNA window from Vagococcus penaei contains the following coding sequences:
- a CDS encoding sensor histidine kinase yields MLELFILMMERVGLIILLAFLLVNVPYFKKILLSRNQMSSKGQLILVFAIFTFVSNLTGIEITNNQIIPSNILTNIASEASIANTRTLAIGVSGIVGGPLVGAGVGAFAGIHRMLQSTSDSFFYIPSSILVGIISGWLGIKLSRRGEFPTPTQGAIVGACMEAIQMLFVMLFTGSSIDHGIELVKLIALPMIVLNSLGNFIFLSILTITLKQEEQAKAVQTHDVLNLAAQTLPYFREGLHEHSSQEAAKIIKHYTKVSAISITDNHQILAHVGAGSDHHIPELEVITELSKNVLRTGKMSIVHHKAAIGCSHPDCPLEAAIVIPLIVQQRIVGTLKMYFTDASQLTHVEEQLAEGLGTIFSSQIELGEAEVQSKLLKEAEIKFLQAQVNPHFFFNAINTISALMRRNSDQARELLLQLSAYFRGNLQGARHTLISLKQELIQVDAYLSLEQARFPDRFNIQFEIEPGLEDVLVPPYSVQILIENTIKHAFGSRKSGNDVLVTIFTQEKNCHISVSDNGVGIPVDRLKLLGKQPVTSAKGTGTALENLAKRLTNLFGTDGQFIVTNQSSGGTKVTLIFPCHTDES; encoded by the coding sequence ATGTTAGAGTTATTTATTTTGATGATGGAACGTGTGGGCTTGATTATTTTACTCGCCTTTTTATTAGTTAATGTTCCCTATTTTAAAAAGATTCTCCTCAGTCGTAACCAGATGTCTTCCAAGGGACAATTAATTTTAGTTTTTGCTATTTTTACTTTTGTCTCTAATTTAACTGGGATTGAAATTACCAACAATCAAATTATCCCAAGTAACATTCTCACTAACATTGCTTCCGAGGCATCAATTGCTAATACTCGAACGCTAGCAATTGGGGTATCAGGTATTGTTGGTGGCCCCTTAGTGGGTGCTGGTGTTGGTGCTTTTGCTGGTATCCACCGCATGCTACAAAGCACTAGTGACAGCTTTTTTTATATTCCTTCCTCTATTCTAGTTGGTATTATTTCCGGTTGGCTCGGGATTAAGCTATCACGACGAGGCGAATTTCCGACTCCTACACAAGGGGCGATTGTTGGCGCTTGTATGGAAGCCATTCAAATGCTGTTTGTGATGTTATTTACAGGTAGTTCGATTGATCATGGGATTGAATTAGTGAAATTAATTGCTCTACCTATGATTGTCTTAAATAGTCTTGGGAATTTTATTTTTTTATCTATTCTAACGATTACCCTGAAACAAGAAGAACAAGCCAAAGCCGTCCAGACTCATGATGTATTAAATTTAGCCGCCCAGACATTACCCTACTTTAGAGAAGGTTTGCATGAACACTCTAGTCAAGAAGCAGCTAAAATCATTAAACACTACACAAAAGTCAGTGCAATCAGTATTACCGATAATCACCAAATTTTAGCGCACGTTGGTGCCGGAAGCGACCATCATATTCCTGAGTTAGAGGTCATTACCGAGCTATCAAAAAATGTCCTGAGAACAGGAAAAATGTCGATTGTACATCATAAAGCCGCAATTGGCTGTTCACATCCTGATTGTCCACTGGAAGCAGCAATTGTTATTCCCTTAATCGTACAACAGCGGATTGTCGGCACATTAAAAATGTATTTTACCGATGCGAGCCAGCTCACCCATGTGGAAGAACAATTAGCCGAGGGTTTAGGAACGATTTTTTCATCGCAAATTGAACTAGGTGAGGCTGAAGTACAGTCCAAACTATTGAAAGAAGCGGAAATAAAATTTTTACAAGCACAAGTCAACCCACACTTTTTCTTTAATGCTATCAATACTATTTCGGCTTTAATGCGCCGAAATAGTGACCAAGCACGCGAGTTATTACTTCAGCTAAGCGCCTATTTTAGAGGGAATTTACAAGGTGCGCGCCATACTTTAATTTCTTTAAAACAAGAACTCATTCAAGTTGATGCTTATTTATCTCTCGAACAAGCTCGTTTTCCAGACCGCTTTAACATTCAATTTGAAATTGAGCCAGGACTTGAAGATGTCTTAGTCCCACCTTATTCTGTGCAAATTTTAATTGAAAATACGATTAAGCACGCTTTTGGTAGTCGTAAAAGCGGTAACGACGTTTTGGTGACAATCTTTACACAAGAAAAAAACTGCCACATCTCTGTGAGTGATAACGGTGTCGGAATTCCTGTCGATAGATTAAAATTACTTGGTAAACAACCCGTCACCTCAGCCAAAGGAACAGGAACGGCTTTAGAAAATTTAGCCAAACGCTTAACGAACCTATTTGGAACTGATGGTCAATTTATTGTGACCAATCAATCGTCAGGTGGTACAAAAGTAACCCTCATTTTCCCTTGCCATACCGATGAATCTTAA
- the sufC gene encoding Fe-S cluster assembly ATPase SufC — protein sequence MSVLEIKDLHVSIEDKEILKGVNLTMKTGEIHAIMGPNGTGKSTLSAAIMGNPNYEVTKGEILLDGENVLDMEVDERARAGLFLAVQYPSEIPGITNAEFMRAAINSKRAEDDKISVMDFLDKLDEKMALLDMPEEMAERYLNEGFSGGEKKRNEILQLLMLEPTFAILDEIDSGLDIDALQVVSKGINAMRGDNFGSLIITHYQRLLNYIVPDVVHIMMEGRVVKTGGADLAQRLEAEGYKGISEELGIDFKEEAE from the coding sequence ATGTCCGTTTTAGAGATAAAAGATTTACATGTTTCGATTGAAGATAAAGAAATTTTAAAAGGCGTTAATTTAACCATGAAGACGGGGGAAATTCATGCCATTATGGGACCAAATGGAACTGGTAAATCAACATTATCAGCTGCTATTATGGGAAATCCAAACTATGAAGTAACTAAAGGTGAAATCTTATTAGACGGGGAAAACGTCTTAGACATGGAAGTTGACGAGCGTGCTCGTGCCGGTCTATTTTTAGCGGTTCAATACCCTAGTGAAATTCCAGGAATTACAAATGCCGAATTTATGCGTGCGGCAATTAATTCGAAACGTGCCGAAGATGACAAAATCTCTGTAATGGATTTTTTAGATAAATTAGATGAAAAAATGGCGTTATTAGATATGCCAGAAGAAATGGCTGAACGTTATTTAAACGAAGGTTTTTCTGGTGGTGAGAAAAAACGAAATGAAATTTTACAATTATTAATGTTAGAACCAACATTTGCCATTTTAGATGAAATTGATTCAGGACTAGATATTGATGCCTTACAAGTTGTATCAAAAGGAATCAATGCTATGCGTGGGGATAACTTCGGTTCATTAATCATCACTCACTACCAACGTCTCTTGAACTATATTGTTCCAGATGTAGTCCATATCATGATGGAAGGTCGCGTCGTGAAAACTGGCGGTGCTGATTTAGCCCAACGATTAGAAGCAGAAGGTTACAAAGGTATTAGTGAAGAATTAGGTATTGATTTTAAAGAAGAAGCAGAATAA
- the sufD gene encoding Fe-S cluster assembly protein SufD, translating into MERLELKNYLDEITLFSASQEEPSWMLDIRKKALALAEELPLPVIERVKFHRWPLLEVRDLNDEVLGTPVLPAFDEMEDNPLIIQGRTTTHFEQLSTELAEQGVIFTDIFTAIREHGELVKDYFMTKAVEIGEDRLTAFHAAFMNGGVFLYVPKNVVVKDVFESIFYHNNLDSSLFAKHVLIVADENSEFSYLERIQSVGTTNEKLSANIIVEVIAKPGAKVKFSAIDQLGETVSTYINRRAHIMRDASVDWALGILNDGDVVADFDSDLVGEGSHSEVKVVAISSGRQRQGIDTRVTNKASHSVGHILQHGVIRERGALTFNGIGHILKGAKGADAQQESRVLMLSDKARGDANPILLIDEFEVTAGHAASAGRLDPEELYYLMSRGLPQSEAERLVTRGFLGSVIAAIPVKRVRDELVKVIDRKLVD; encoded by the coding sequence ATGGAACGCTTAGAACTAAAAAACTATCTTGACGAAATCACTCTTTTTTCAGCAAGTCAGGAAGAGCCAAGTTGGATGTTAGACATCCGTAAAAAAGCATTAGCACTCGCAGAAGAATTGCCACTACCAGTCATCGAACGCGTAAAATTTCACCGTTGGCCATTACTAGAAGTGCGCGATTTAAATGATGAGGTATTAGGAACACCTGTCTTACCGGCTTTTGATGAGATGGAAGATAATCCATTAATTATTCAAGGACGTACGACGACACACTTTGAACAGCTATCAACGGAACTCGCTGAACAAGGAGTTATCTTTACTGATATCTTTACAGCAATTAGAGAACATGGTGAGTTGGTCAAAGACTATTTCATGACGAAAGCTGTTGAAATTGGTGAAGACCGTCTAACTGCTTTCCATGCAGCTTTCATGAATGGTGGCGTATTTTTATATGTGCCTAAAAATGTTGTCGTTAAAGATGTTTTTGAATCAATTTTCTATCATAACAATTTAGACAGTAGTTTATTTGCAAAACATGTATTAATTGTTGCTGATGAAAATAGTGAATTTAGTTATCTAGAACGAATTCAATCTGTTGGTACGACAAATGAAAAATTATCAGCTAACATCATTGTTGAAGTTATCGCGAAACCAGGTGCAAAAGTTAAATTCTCAGCAATTGACCAATTAGGTGAAACAGTTAGTACTTATATTAATCGCCGAGCACATATTATGCGTGATGCTAGCGTTGATTGGGCATTAGGTATTTTAAATGATGGCGATGTGGTGGCTGATTTTGATTCAGATTTAGTTGGTGAAGGCTCACATTCCGAAGTAAAGGTAGTTGCGATTAGTTCAGGTCGCCAACGTCAAGGAATTGACACACGTGTCACAAATAAAGCCTCACATTCTGTGGGACACATTTTGCAACATGGTGTAATCCGTGAACGAGGCGCCTTAACATTTAATGGAATTGGTCATATTCTAAAAGGGGCAAAAGGTGCAGATGCGCAACAAGAAAGTCGCGTATTAATGCTATCTGATAAAGCACGAGGCGATGCTAACCCAATCTTATTAATTGATGAATTTGAAGTAACAGCAGGTCACGCTGCAAGTGCAGGACGTTTAGATCCTGAAGAGTTGTATTACTTAATGAGTCGTGGTTTGCCACAAAGTGAAGCCGAACGTTTAGTGACACGTGGCTTCTTAGGATCAGTAATTGCTGCGATTCCGGTGAAACGTGTGCGCGACGAATTAGTGAAAGTTATTGATAGAAAGCTGGTTGACTAA
- a CDS encoding cysteine desulfurase gives MICKDIRNDFPILFQEVNDERLVYLDNAATTQKPRQVLDALLHYYELDNANVHRGVHTLAERATSQYEAARNKVRQFLGAKESAEILFTRGTTTSLNWVAQSLGDVVVEAGDTIVISQMEHHSNIVPWQQLAKRKKAHLVYIDLTTEGELDMTDARQKIVPGVKIVALAHASNVLGVINPIQELTTLAHQAGAVMIVDGAQSAPHLPVDVQALDCDFYAFSGHKLCGPTGIGVLYGKRQWLEKMEPVEFGGEMIDFVYHEDSTWAELPYKFEAGTPNIAGAIGLGAAIDYLEHLGLQAIHDYEQSLVAYVLPKLQAIEGLTIYGPSDPAKHSGVIAFNLDGIHPHDVATALDMEGVAVRAGHHCAQPLLTYLNVQSTARASFYFYNTKEDADRLVEAILATKEFFSNGFI, from the coding sequence ATGATTTGTAAGGACATCCGGAATGATTTTCCAATATTATTTCAGGAAGTGAATGATGAACGCCTGGTGTATTTAGATAATGCCGCAACAACGCAGAAACCTCGTCAGGTGCTTGACGCTTTGTTACACTATTACGAATTAGATAATGCCAACGTTCATAGAGGTGTCCATACACTCGCTGAACGAGCAACCAGTCAATACGAGGCCGCGCGTAATAAAGTTCGCCAATTTTTAGGCGCAAAAGAATCTGCCGAGATTCTTTTTACGCGAGGAACGACTACTAGCCTGAATTGGGTTGCGCAAAGTCTAGGTGATGTTGTCGTTGAAGCGGGTGATACAATTGTAATTTCGCAAATGGAACATCACTCGAATATCGTGCCGTGGCAACAATTAGCCAAACGCAAAAAAGCCCACTTAGTCTATATCGATTTAACAACTGAAGGTGAGTTGGACATGACAGATGCTCGCCAAAAAATCGTACCAGGCGTCAAAATTGTGGCTCTCGCCCATGCCTCAAATGTCTTAGGTGTGATTAACCCCATCCAAGAACTCACCACTTTAGCTCACCAAGCAGGTGCTGTGATGATTGTAGATGGCGCGCAAAGTGCTCCGCATTTACCAGTTGATGTCCAAGCATTAGACTGTGATTTTTATGCCTTTAGTGGTCATAAGCTTTGTGGTCCAACAGGTATCGGTGTACTTTATGGCAAACGTCAGTGGCTTGAGAAAATGGAACCAGTCGAATTTGGTGGTGAGATGATTGATTTTGTCTATCATGAAGACAGTACTTGGGCTGAGTTACCTTATAAATTTGAAGCCGGCACACCAAATATTGCGGGTGCAATTGGGTTAGGTGCAGCCATTGATTATTTAGAACACTTAGGTTTACAGGCTATTCACGACTACGAACAATCACTGGTCGCGTATGTTTTGCCTAAATTACAAGCGATTGAGGGGCTCACCATTTATGGTCCTAGCGATCCAGCCAAGCATAGTGGTGTGATTGCCTTTAATTTAGATGGAATTCATCCCCATGATGTCGCTACTGCATTAGATATGGAAGGCGTAGCTGTTAGAGCTGGTCACCACTGTGCCCAACCCTTATTAACATATTTAAACGTGCAATCAACCGCACGAGCAAGTTTTTATTTTTACAATACCAAAGAAGACGCAGACCGCTTAGTTGAAGCGATTCTGGCGACAAAGGAGTTTTTTTCAAATGGCTTTATCTAG
- the sufU gene encoding Fe-S cluster assembly sulfur transfer protein SufU: MALSRLDNLYRQVILDHTANPHNKGQLDQATTHIELNNPTCGDVIQLSLRVNDGIIQDVKFDGHGCSISMASASMMTDLVKGKTEKEAIELIGNFLELVQGEELAERKKTLGDAQMLAGVAKFPARIKCATLSWKALERGIIQHENGETTKTDDKK; this comes from the coding sequence ATGGCTTTATCTAGATTAGATAATTTATACCGACAAGTCATCTTAGATCATACAGCGAATCCCCATAATAAAGGGCAGTTGGACCAAGCAACGACACATATTGAGTTAAACAACCCAACGTGTGGTGATGTGATTCAATTATCCTTGCGTGTCAATGATGGCATTATTCAAGACGTCAAATTTGATGGTCATGGCTGTTCTATTAGTATGGCAAGTGCCAGTATGATGACCGATCTTGTCAAGGGTAAGACAGAGAAAGAAGCAATTGAGTTGATTGGTAACTTTTTAGAACTTGTTCAAGGCGAAGAACTTGCCGAACGTAAAAAAACATTAGGGGATGCACAAATGCTAGCAGGGGTTGCTAAATTTCCTGCTCGTATCAAATGTGCGACGCTGTCTTGGAAAGCACTCGAACGAGGTATTATTCAGCATGAAAACGGCGAAACTACCAAGACTGATGATAAGAAATAA
- the sufB gene encoding Fe-S cluster assembly protein SufB, whose product MSDVPQLEEYKFGFHDDVQPVFSTGAGLTEEIVRAISARKQEPEWMLEFRLKSFEQFKKMPMQEWGPDLSDIDFDKIKYFQQASDKPARDWDDVPDKIKETFERIGIPEAERKYLAGASAQYESEVVYHNMKEEFQKLGIVFTDTDTALKEYPDIFKQYFSKLVPPTDNKLAALNSAVWSGGTFIYVPKGVRVDVPLQTYFRINAENTGQFERTLIVVDEGASVHYVEGCTAPTYSTNSLHAAIVEIFTLKDAYCRYTTIQNWSDNVYNLVTKRAKAAQGATVEWIDGNLGAKTTMKYPSVYLDGEGARGTMLSVAFAGAGQIQDTGAKMIHNAPNTSSSIVSKSIAKGGGEVNYRGQVTFAKNSPGSISHIECDTIIMDDLSKSDTIPFNEIHNSHVALEHEAKVSKISEEQLYYLMSRGLSEEQATEMIVMGFVEPFTKELPMEYAVELNRLISYEMEGSVG is encoded by the coding sequence ATGAGTGACGTACCACAGTTAGAAGAATATAAATTTGGGTTTCACGACGATGTCCAACCTGTCTTCAGTACCGGAGCAGGATTAACGGAAGAAATCGTTCGTGCCATCTCAGCTCGTAAACAAGAACCAGAATGGATGTTAGAATTCCGTTTAAAATCATTTGAACAATTTAAAAAAATGCCAATGCAAGAATGGGGTCCTGATTTATCAGATATAGATTTTGATAAAATCAAGTACTTCCAACAAGCTAGTGATAAGCCTGCTCGTGATTGGGACGATGTACCAGATAAAATCAAAGAAACCTTTGAAAGAATTGGTATTCCTGAAGCAGAGCGTAAATACTTAGCTGGTGCTAGTGCTCAGTACGAATCTGAAGTTGTGTATCACAACATGAAAGAAGAGTTCCAAAAATTAGGTATTGTCTTTACGGATACTGATACAGCTTTAAAAGAATATCCAGACATTTTTAAACAATATTTTTCAAAATTAGTTCCCCCAACAGACAATAAATTAGCTGCTTTAAATTCAGCTGTTTGGTCTGGTGGAACGTTTATCTATGTGCCAAAAGGCGTCCGTGTGGATGTTCCATTACAAACTTATTTCCGAATTAACGCGGAAAATACTGGACAATTTGAGCGAACATTAATTGTTGTTGATGAAGGTGCGAGTGTTCATTATGTTGAGGGCTGTACAGCGCCAACATATTCAACTAACAGTTTACATGCCGCAATCGTGGAAATCTTTACGCTAAAAGATGCGTATTGTCGTTATACAACCATTCAAAACTGGTCAGATAACGTATACAACTTAGTGACTAAACGTGCCAAAGCAGCACAAGGTGCAACAGTTGAATGGATTGATGGTAACTTAGGTGCTAAAACAACAATGAAGTACCCAAGTGTTTACCTTGATGGTGAAGGAGCACGAGGTACTATGCTATCTGTTGCCTTTGCAGGTGCTGGTCAAATCCAAGATACTGGTGCGAAAATGATTCATAATGCCCCAAACACATCAAGTTCGATTGTCTCAAAATCAATCGCTAAAGGTGGCGGAGAAGTGAATTACCGTGGCCAAGTGACTTTCGCGAAAAATAGCCCAGGATCTATTTCACATATCGAGTGTGACACGATCATCATGGATGATTTATCGAAAAGTGATACTATTCCGTTTAATGAAATTCATAATAGTCACGTGGCTTTGGAACATGAAGCGAAAGTGTCAAAAATTTCAGAAGAACAATTGTATTATTTAATGAGTCGTGGTTTATCAGAAGAACAAGCAACCGAGATGATTGTTATGGGATTCGTTGAGCCATTTACGAAAGAATTACCGATGGAATATGCTGTGGAATTAAACCGATTGATTAGTTATGAGATGGAAGGATCCGTGGGATGA
- a CDS encoding site-specific integrase, whose translation MASITKYTNSKGSFWQVRAFIGYKEDGRELRLTRKGFKTKKEAQKALNQAISDYETKKAPEEQVQLTFKELYDIWLEQYRLSVKPSSVATAKRYCELHVLPAFGHLKLNKITVAYCQKQVNIWHSKYKQYNYLRKETQKIMKFGVSSELMDSNPMSKVIVPRKKEIDTPVKFYTKDELIEFLNFSKSICNSKIYTFIRLLAFTGMRKSEALALQWQDIDFTRKTLNIGKTVAIDEFKQVILQEPKTINSIRVIKLDDGTLSQLESWRREQEIQLKFLKIKSSTQQHIFTGKNNRLYYPQIINDWLNWVYLKDSEKRFHKITPHGFRYTHCSLLFESGASIKEVQSRLGHKDVQTTLNVYACTTPQMIENTGEKFANYINF comes from the coding sequence ATGGCTTCAATTACTAAATACACCAATTCTAAAGGTTCTTTCTGGCAAGTAAGAGCTTTTATAGGTTATAAAGAAGATGGAAGGGAACTTCGTTTAACTAGGAAAGGATTTAAAACAAAAAAAGAAGCTCAAAAAGCTTTAAATCAAGCTATTTCTGATTATGAAACAAAAAAAGCACCTGAAGAACAAGTGCAATTAACATTTAAAGAATTATATGATATATGGTTAGAACAATATCGATTATCTGTTAAGCCATCTTCTGTCGCAACAGCTAAAAGGTACTGTGAGTTACATGTTTTACCTGCCTTTGGTCACTTAAAACTAAATAAAATTACTGTGGCTTATTGTCAAAAACAAGTAAACATCTGGCACTCAAAGTATAAGCAGTACAACTATCTAAGAAAAGAAACTCAAAAAATTATGAAGTTTGGTGTTTCAAGTGAACTCATGGATTCAAATCCAATGTCTAAAGTAATAGTGCCACGTAAAAAAGAAATTGACACCCCTGTTAAATTCTATACTAAAGATGAATTAATTGAGTTTCTAAACTTTTCTAAAAGTATTTGTAATTCCAAAATTTACACCTTCATTCGACTTCTTGCTTTTACCGGCATGCGTAAGTCGGAAGCACTCGCTTTACAGTGGCAAGATATTGATTTTACTAGAAAAACACTTAATATTGGTAAAACTGTGGCTATCGATGAGTTTAAACAGGTAATTTTACAAGAACCAAAGACAATCAACTCCATTAGAGTTATTAAGTTAGATGATGGCACTTTATCACAACTAGAATCTTGGAGAAGAGAACAAGAAATACAGCTAAAATTTTTAAAAATCAAATCATCTACTCAACAACATATTTTTACTGGGAAGAATAATAGGTTATACTATCCTCAAATCATTAACGACTGGTTAAATTGGGTCTATCTTAAAGACTCAGAAAAGAGATTTCATAAGATTACCCCACATGGTTTCAGATATACTCACTGTAGTCTTCTTTTTGAAAGTGGTGCAAGTATCAAAGAAGTTCAGTCTCGTTTAGGACATAAGGATGTCCAGACGACACTCAACGTATATGCTTGTACAACTCCCCAAATGATTGAGAACACCGGAGAGAAGTTTGCGAATTATATAAATTTCTGA
- a CDS encoding recombinase family protein: MKVGYIRVSTNQQNLDRQRKQMKENKVEIVYEEQQSGKDISNRPEFQEMLAFVRKDDTVVVTSLDRLGRNYDDTKQVYRDLREKGVQIEVLDAPFLNFNTNNKLLDQAMSDMFLSLLSYIAQNEREAIHERQRQGIELAKKQGKYKGRQAIYTKDSRDKQKQLIYQQIIKWYQEGVPVRQIARESGVSRNTVYRILKDLEKEGL, encoded by the coding sequence ATGAAAGTGGGGTACATAAGAGTTTCAACTAATCAACAGAATTTAGATAGACAAAGAAAACAAATGAAAGAAAATAAAGTAGAGATAGTATATGAAGAACAACAATCAGGTAAGGATATAAGCAATCGTCCAGAATTTCAAGAAATGTTAGCTTTTGTTAGAAAAGATGACACTGTGGTAGTTACAAGTTTAGATAGGTTAGGTAGAAATTATGATGATACAAAGCAAGTTTATAGGGACTTAAGAGAAAAAGGAGTGCAAATAGAAGTTTTAGATGCTCCATTCTTAAACTTTAATACAAACAATAAATTGTTAGATCAAGCTATGTCAGATATGTTTCTTTCACTATTAAGTTACATAGCACAAAATGAAAGAGAAGCTATACATGAGAGGCAAAGACAAGGTATAGAACTTGCTAAGAAACAAGGTAAATATAAAGGTAGGCAAGCAATTTATACAAAAGATAGTCGTGATAAGCAAAAACAATTAATTTATCAACAAATTATTAAGTGGTATCAAGAAGGCGTACCAGTTAGACAAATAGCTAGAGAATCAGGGGTATCAAGAAATACAGTCTATAGAATTTTAAAAGATTTAGAGAAAGAAGGATTATAA
- a CDS encoding IS3 family transposase (programmed frameshift) — protein sequence MTTNRKPRRTFKESFKKQMVELHKSGKPRKDILREYDLTPSTFDKWVKQYNQSGSFKEKDNLTPEEKELRELRKLNKELMMENDILKQAALIFGRKLEVVRKNKKKYSVSAMCRKLEISRGAYYYEVKRKKSEAIVEKAVIESFTNSRNSYGARRIKDDLNDQELIVSRRRIRRIMNKFNFISSYTTLKFKPQATSKNEQKITNVLSRQFDRMQPMEALVTDLTYVKVGQKWHYVCFILDLFNREIVGYSSGPNKSVDLVLQAIGTIEQPLDDVEIFHTDRGKEFDNQSIDELLAAFQIQRSLSRPGCPYDNAVAEATYRAFKIEFIYQQSFESLFELQYELMDYVNWWNKFRKHGKLGYQSPINYRLDWELKQAI from the exons ATGACAACTAACAGAAAACCGAGACGGACCTTTAAAGAATCATTTAAGAAACAAATGGTGGAACTCCATAAATCAGGAAAACCTAGAAAAGATATTTTAAGAGAATATGATCTAACGCCATCAACTTTTGACAAATGGGTCAAACAGTACAATCAGTCAGGATCATTCAAAGAGAAAGATAATTTGACGCCAGAAGAAAAAGAGTTGCGTGAATTACGTAAACTAAATAAAGAATTGATGATGGAGAATGATATTTTAAAGCAAGCAGCGCTGATATTCGGACGAAAGT TAGAAGTTGTTAGAAAAAATAAAAAGAAGTACAGTGTATCAGCGATGTGTCGAAAATTAGAAATTTCTCGTGGGGCTTATTACTATGAAGTTAAAAGAAAAAAATCAGAAGCTATTGTTGAAAAAGCAGTCATTGAGTCCTTCACAAATAGCCGTAACTCCTACGGAGCAAGAAGAATTAAAGATGATTTAAACGATCAAGAATTAATTGTTTCAAGAAGAAGGATACGACGAATCATGAATAAGTTCAATTTCATTTCAAGCTACACAACACTGAAATTTAAGCCACAGGCAACGAGTAAAAATGAACAGAAAATCACTAATGTTTTATCACGTCAATTTGATAGAATGCAACCTATGGAAGCTTTAGTGACAGATTTAACCTATGTTAAAGTAGGTCAAAAGTGGCATTATGTCTGCTTTATTCTTGATTTATTCAATCGAGAAATAGTTGGCTATTCTAGTGGTCCTAACAAATCTGTGGACCTTGTGTTACAGGCAATCGGAACGATTGAACAGCCATTAGATGATGTTGAAATTTTTCATACAGACCGAGGAAAAGAATTTGATAATCAAAGTATTGATGAATTATTAGCTGCGTTTCAGATACAGCGTTCTTTATCACGCCCTGGTTGTCCCTATGATAACGCCGTGGCAGAAGCAACTTATCGAGCATTTAAGATTGAGTTTATTTATCAACAATCTTTTGAATCATTGTTCGAACTGCAATATGAGTTAATGGATTATGTCAATTGGTGGAACAAGTTTAGAAAACATGGCAAGCTTGGGTATCAATCTCCGATTAATTACCGTTTAGATTGGGAGTTGAAACAGGCTATTTAG